The Candidatus Bathyarchaeota archaeon genome segment TTAGGATAGCCATAGTAGACTATGGTGTGGGGAACCTTAAAAGCATCAGAAACGGGTTGAGGAAAGTAGGTGCTGAGGCTTTCGTCACCGGTAGTGTCGAGGGGCTTAAAGACGTGGATGCCGTGGTTCTCCCCGGTGTCGGAGCCTTCGGAGAAGCCATAAGAAACCTGGCGGATATGTCGGGTGTGCTTCGAAGCCTAGTAGACGCTGGGAGGCCTCTGCTCGGGATATGCCTTGGGTTACAGCTTCTATTCACGGCCAGCACGGAAGGTGGGTTCCACCGTGGATTAGGCTTTTTCAGGGGCTTGATCGTTAAGCTGCCGTCTCGGGTGAAGATACCGCATATAGGCTGGAACACTTTGGAGATACTTAACCCCGGCTGCGTTCTTCTAGAAGACATCCCGGACGGAAGCTACGTCTACTTCGTCCACTCCTACTA includes the following:
- the hisH gene encoding imidazole glycerol phosphate synthase subunit HisH is translated as MAIVDYGVGNLKSIRNGLRKVGAEAFVTGSVEGLKDVDAVVLPGVGAFGEAIRNLADMSGVLRSLVDAGRPLLGICLGLQLLFTASTEGGFHRGLGFFRGLIVKLPSRVKIPHIGWNTLEILNPGCVLLEDIPDGSYVYFVHSYYAKVEEGVNVDAETVYGVRFPSVVSKEPVFATQFHPERSGKVGLRVLENFVDYVRR